A region of Chloracidobacterium sp. DNA encodes the following proteins:
- a CDS encoding polysaccharide export protein has protein sequence MKAIIFVRNATIMATFVFSMITTAISQTTPPKMKDGKAVAATDASAEKAIPLPAPTSTDGETGDATEIDTPEAETILPYYNNYLKEYRLGPSDMISVEVFGQCPDYCKTGITVPPNARISYPLIREGIMVAGKTVEQVAAEITKKLDEFIIDPKVSVTLDKAMATRFAVMGNVATPGVRVMDRKVSVYEAILDAGGVTKNGDRNKVYIVSYGKDQRLTRKMVSLSAMESGKADMVFLNPGDQVFVAGKGFTIEKFLSVLGSASAARIFF, from the coding sequence ATGAAAGCAATAATATTCGTTAGAAACGCCACAATAATGGCTACATTCGTGTTCAGTATGATCACGACGGCCATCAGCCAGACGACACCGCCGAAAATGAAAGATGGCAAGGCCGTTGCGGCGACCGATGCTAGTGCGGAGAAAGCCATTCCGCTTCCGGCACCGACATCGACCGATGGCGAGACAGGTGACGCAACTGAGATCGATACGCCGGAGGCTGAGACGATATTGCCGTATTACAACAACTATCTCAAGGAATACCGGCTCGGTCCGAGTGATATGATATCGGTCGAAGTTTTTGGCCAGTGTCCTGATTATTGCAAAACGGGAATTACCGTCCCGCCGAATGCGCGCATCTCGTATCCGTTGATCCGCGAGGGCATAATGGTCGCGGGAAAGACCGTCGAACAAGTTGCTGCGGAGATCACAAAGAAGCTCGACGAATTTATCATCGACCCCAAGGTCAGCGTTACGCTCGACAAGGCAATGGCAACTCGCTTCGCAGTTATGGGCAATGTTGCAACGCCCGGCGTTCGCGTAATGGATCGCAAGGTCAGCGTTTACGAAGCCATTCTCGATGCCGGTGGTGTTACAAAGAACGGCGACCGCAACAAAGTCTATATTGTCAGCTACGGCAAGGATCAGCGTCTTACCCGCAAAATGGTAAGCCTCAGCGCTATGGAGAGCGGAAAGGCCGATATGGTATTTCTTAATCCGGGCGACCAGGTTTTTGTCGCGGGCAAGGGATTCACCATCGAAAAATTCCTTTCAGTCCTTGGCAGCGCCAGCGCGGCGAGGATATTTTTCTAG
- a CDS encoding AAA family ATPase produces the protein MYKEFFGLDDIPFTLTPDPRFIVFTPSYNEVLASLYYGLENAKGLIVLTGEVGTGKTTALRWILRRLDSSVLAAYVFNPRLSIDEFYQHVTQMLGIKDWTNKSDLLNTLGKVLEERHRRGLRTVIIIDEAHELSDYVLEEIRLLLNFESDNAKHLQIVLTGQPELRDKLNQANLRQLKQRVALRCNMHPFPNVEEVDRYISERLVIAGAEQPHVFTPGAVDFIFQCSEGIPRNINNLCDNAMLAAYSEGEQMIGRKIIEDVADNLDLLPRNETLHTPEAAISGRVMRADSKDDLWEGQARTAATKPRIFREDAETERVYANGHSNGHANGYINGKSNSNGFTNGDSGTLIFEDIEEEVDLELGGRFYKI, from the coding sequence ATGTATAAAGAATTCTTCGGTTTAGACGATATTCCATTCACGCTGACGCCAGATCCGCGTTTTATCGTGTTCACGCCAAGTTATAACGAGGTCCTTGCAAGCCTGTATTACGGACTTGAGAATGCTAAAGGCTTGATCGTTCTCACGGGCGAGGTCGGCACAGGTAAGACGACGGCTTTGCGTTGGATCTTGCGGCGACTGGACTCGTCGGTGCTCGCGGCATATGTATTTAATCCGCGTCTGTCGATCGATGAATTTTATCAGCACGTGACACAGATGCTCGGCATTAAGGATTGGACGAATAAGAGCGATCTTCTTAATACACTTGGCAAGGTGCTCGAAGAAAGACATCGACGCGGCCTTCGCACCGTGATCATCATCGACGAAGCTCACGAGCTGTCGGATTATGTGCTGGAAGAGATTCGCCTGTTGCTCAATTTTGAATCTGACAATGCAAAGCACTTACAGATAGTGTTGACTGGCCAGCCGGAGCTTCGCGACAAACTCAATCAGGCAAATCTGCGTCAGTTGAAACAGCGAGTCGCACTTCGATGTAATATGCATCCATTCCCGAATGTCGAGGAGGTTGATAGGTACATCTCGGAGCGTCTCGTGATCGCGGGAGCCGAGCAGCCGCATGTTTTTACACCGGGTGCCGTTGATTTTATTTTCCAGTGCTCTGAGGGCATTCCACGCAATATCAACAACCTCTGCGACAACGCGATGCTCGCCGCTTACTCCGAGGGCGAACAGATGATCGGACGAAAGATCATCGAAGATGTAGCGGACAATCTCGATCTGCTGCCGCGTAACGAAACTCTGCATACGCCTGAGGCCGCTATAAGTGGACGTGTTATGAGAGCCGACAGCAAAGATGATCTGTGGGAAGGTCAAGCCCGTACCGCAGCGACCAAGCCGCGTATCTTCAGGGAAGACGCGGAGACGGAGAGAGTTTATGCAAATGGGCATTCGAACGGTCATGCAAATGGCTATATAAACGGCAAATCGAATTCGAATGGATTTACAAATGGAGATAGCGGCACATTGATCTTTGAAGATATAGAAGAAGAAGTCGATCTCGAACTTGGCGGCCGTTTTTACAAAATATAA
- a CDS encoding TIGR03013 family PEP-CTERM/XrtA system glycosyltransferase: protein MGATRFSPRIFWLILADAAFLYSGVMLAMYLRLGISGSQNELNAKNGWLKIALASAVCLLILYFYDLYDYIVMTNRRELLLRLVQALGIAWVLLALLFYFVPPLMIGRGVSVISVPIVLCLLLGWRIFIHQLTGHPGIGEKILVVGTGQTALDTAEAVWERRDAGYRIVGFVSENGAKPKEKLGRSEILGRAIDLEGIIRSEKIDRVVIAVRERRGAFPTEALLKMSLAGDVSIEECTSFFERITGKVHVDMLRPSWLIFAGRRRDSPIRAVIREIIHRLLALIGLVLSLPVALFTAILIKLESRGPVFYKQERIGMNGRIFNVIKFRSMATDAEADGKPIWAASNDERTTRVGKIIRKLRIDEIPQFWNILKGEMNFVGPRPERPHFVKQLATEIPFYEHRHLVAPGLTGWAQIKYPYGASVSDAIQKLQYDLYYIKNQSLALDMMIVFDTVKTVLFGKGR, encoded by the coding sequence ATGGGTGCCACACGATTTAGTCCGAGGATATTTTGGCTGATACTGGCCGATGCCGCATTTCTTTACAGCGGCGTTATGCTGGCAATGTATCTCCGCCTCGGTATTTCCGGTTCCCAAAACGAATTGAACGCAAAGAACGGCTGGCTCAAGATCGCACTTGCATCAGCCGTTTGCTTATTGATCCTCTACTTTTACGATCTATACGATTACATCGTGATGACCAATCGCCGCGAGCTGCTGCTGCGGCTTGTTCAGGCATTGGGCATTGCATGGGTACTGCTCGCTCTGTTGTTCTATTTCGTGCCGCCGCTAATGATCGGCCGGGGCGTTTCAGTCATCTCGGTGCCGATCGTATTGTGTTTGCTTTTGGGCTGGAGAATCTTTATTCATCAACTGACCGGACATCCCGGGATCGGTGAAAAAATACTTGTTGTCGGCACTGGTCAAACGGCTCTCGATACTGCTGAGGCGGTTTGGGAAAGGCGTGATGCGGGTTATCGCATCGTCGGTTTTGTATCCGAGAACGGTGCGAAGCCAAAGGAAAAGCTCGGACGGTCGGAAATCTTGGGTCGTGCGATCGACCTCGAAGGAATTATTCGCAGCGAAAAGATCGACCGCGTTGTTATTGCCGTTCGCGAACGCCGCGGAGCATTTCCGACAGAAGCACTTTTGAAAATGAGTCTCGCAGGCGATGTTTCGATCGAAGAATGTACGTCATTCTTTGAACGCATCACTGGGAAAGTTCATGTCGATATGCTGAGGCCGTCTTGGCTGATATTTGCGGGCCGACGGCGTGACTCGCCGATACGTGCGGTGATTCGCGAGATCATTCACAGGCTTTTGGCGTTGATCGGTCTTGTGCTATCTCTACCCGTTGCGCTCTTCACGGCGATCTTGATCAAACTCGAATCGCGCGGTCCGGTGTTTTATAAACAAGAGCGAATTGGGATGAACGGCCGCATCTTTAATGTCATCAAGTTTCGGTCGATGGCGACGGACGCAGAGGCCGACGGCAAACCGATATGGGCCGCGTCCAACGACGAACGCACGACACGCGTCGGCAAAATTATTCGCAAGCTGCGGATAGATGAGATACCGCAATTTTGGAACATACTGAAAGGCGAAATGAACTTTGTCGGCCCAAGGCCCGAACGACCGCATTTTGTAAAACAATTGGCTACAGAGATTCCCTTTTATGAGCATCGTCATTTGGTTGCTCCCGGATTGACAGGCTGGGCGCAGATCAAATATCCGTATGGAGCATCGGTCAGCGATGCGATCCAGAAGCTGCAGTACGACCTTTACTACATCAAAAATCAGAGTCTCGCGCTCGACATGATGATCGTCTTTGACACAGTAAAAACCGTGCTTTTCGGTAAAGGCAGATAG
- a CDS encoding ABC transporter ATP-binding protein — translation MSEIVIQVDDLSKHYRLGVISGKRLVDDVSRKWAKLRGRPDPFVKVDAQAVKRSNGGEANGENEIWALRNVSFDVHQGEVLGIIGRNGAGKSTILKILSRVTAPTSGEVRVKGRIASLLEVGTGFHPELTGRENVFLNGAILGMTKAEIHSKFDEIVEFAEVVKFIDTPVKRYSSGMTVRLAFAVAAHLEAEIMIVDEVLAVGDSAFQEKCLGKMEKVAGAGRTVLFVSHNMSTIQQLCKRAILFRNGQIHSTGSPSEIVSDYLSDSRQGTSLDIRDWQDRQGSGQACLTRLAVLDEAGKQQGAFPVGSKVCFEMEAEFYQPVVDPCFGVLIHDSSGEPFIDIRSTHDGLRTGTTKGNVRIQAFIEDLGLYPGRYYLSPWITEGQRDIDFPRLCGSFRVLPKPGKWGDLQLDPKWGKYHIRSAWKQILHWERNFQRE, via the coding sequence ATGTCCGAAATCGTGATTCAGGTAGACGATCTTTCTAAGCATTACCGGCTTGGCGTAATTAGCGGTAAGCGATTGGTGGATGACGTCAGCCGCAAATGGGCCAAACTCAGAGGACGGCCCGACCCGTTTGTTAAGGTCGATGCGCAGGCTGTCAAAAGATCGAACGGCGGGGAAGCGAACGGTGAAAATGAAATATGGGCATTGAGAAATGTTTCATTTGATGTTCATCAGGGAGAAGTTCTCGGCATCATCGGACGCAACGGAGCGGGAAAGAGCACGATTCTTAAAATACTGTCAAGAGTCACAGCACCAACCAGTGGTGAAGTCCGTGTCAAAGGCCGTATTGCAAGCCTTTTGGAAGTCGGCACCGGGTTTCATCCTGAACTGACCGGACGCGAAAATGTGTTTCTCAACGGCGCTATTCTTGGCATGACCAAGGCGGAGATACACTCAAAATTCGACGAAATCGTTGAATTTGCTGAGGTTGTGAAATTTATTGACACGCCCGTCAAGCGATACTCCAGCGGAATGACTGTCCGGCTGGCATTCGCTGTGGCGGCCCACCTTGAGGCTGAGATCATGATCGTGGACGAAGTTCTCGCCGTTGGGGATTCCGCCTTTCAGGAAAAATGCCTGGGAAAAATGGAGAAGGTTGCGGGCGCGGGTAGAACAGTGCTATTCGTCAGTCATAATATGTCTACGATCCAGCAGCTTTGCAAACGGGCGATTCTGTTCAGAAACGGACAAATACACAGCACAGGATCTCCGTCCGAGATCGTTAGCGATTATCTGTCCGATTCGCGTCAAGGCACCAGCCTGGACATTCGTGATTGGCAGGACAGGCAGGGATCAGGGCAGGCTTGTCTTACACGGCTTGCCGTTTTAGACGAAGCCGGAAAACAACAAGGCGCCTTTCCTGTCGGAAGCAAAGTGTGTTTCGAAATGGAAGCCGAATTTTATCAACCTGTCGTCGATCCATGTTTCGGAGTTCTTATACATGATTCGTCCGGCGAACCCTTTATCGATATTCGATCTACGCATGACGGGCTTCGTACCGGGACAACGAAGGGGAATGTTAGGATTCAAGCGTTCATAGAAGATTTGGGGCTTTATCCCGGACGATATTATCTCAGTCCGTGGATCACAGAGGGGCAGCGTGACATCGATTTTCCCCGACTATGCGGAAGTTTTCGGGTGTTACCCAAACCGGGGAAGTGGGGTGACCTTCAACTTGACCCAAAATGGGGTAAATATCACATCAGATCAGCCTGGAAACAGATATTGCATTGGGAGCGAAATTTTCAACGTGAATAA
- a CDS encoding tetratricopeptide repeat protein — protein sequence MFLVSCGHSTSKFLAKGEEYLQKRKFNDALMQFRSAVESDKESAAAHWGMARAYENLGQFNETLEELRKTVDLDGSNLEAKAKLGNYFLLLQPPMIAETEKIRDEILAADSKFIEGHILGASILAAQGKPDSVVIDAINKAIALDPKRIESYISLERLYTTREKAAEAEAAILRGIEANPTAILGYTEYGRFLTYADRDADAELQFKKAIEIDAKSIEAHEAIADFYVTSRQLEKAEAVYKELVQIQENSPESRLELAEFYTDSERVEDAINVLQNILTDTPEYVRARYKLGQIYLDRKDIAGVNEQLDALFAINDIDSEALTLRARLKIQQNKPDEAVKDLEEVIKTYPSGKEALFLMAQVKLSLGQIDQGRVFITDLERYHPTYLKTGLLRIQAAFSTGEPETALKLANELINKANAAVSNTGTVPQETQDIRVRALTSRGLAYLDLGKTVEAKADLQEIVRLSPHSSAAMVNLAKVSIAERNYQEAFDLYDKALALDTQNFDAVSGVVTAAIQLNQTQKAHAKTDELIAAYSGRNDILAALRYLKSTIFSAEKNPSAAEQELLQSINLDENYLQSYSAYATLLVSQSRTDEAIAQYQKVVEKRPSAQVFTMLGILEDGRGKTADAEMNYRRALEIAPETAIAANNLAWLIAENQGNLDEALQLATSAVSKNQAVAGFYDTLGSVFLKKGLYSPAVEQLKKAVALDETNAQRGGTASTPGYRVRLGMALAKAGDKVSARREAETSLRSINELSQREVSDAKNLLANL from the coding sequence TTGTTTCTTGTTTCATGCGGCCACTCGACCTCTAAATTTCTTGCCAAGGGCGAAGAATACTTACAAAAACGCAAATTTAACGACGCTCTGATGCAGTTTCGTTCGGCTGTTGAGTCGGATAAGGAATCGGCAGCGGCGCATTGGGGCATGGCCCGTGCATACGAGAATCTAGGGCAGTTTAACGAGACGTTAGAAGAGCTTCGCAAGACAGTCGATCTGGATGGTTCGAATCTCGAAGCCAAAGCTAAGCTAGGCAATTATTTCCTTTTGCTTCAGCCGCCGATGATCGCCGAGACTGAAAAGATCCGCGACGAAATTCTCGCGGCGGACAGCAAATTTATTGAAGGCCACATTCTCGGAGCATCCATTCTCGCCGCCCAGGGCAAGCCGGATTCAGTTGTAATAGACGCTATTAACAAAGCCATTGCTCTCGATCCGAAACGCATTGAATCTTATATCAGCCTCGAACGGCTTTACACGACGCGTGAAAAAGCCGCCGAAGCCGAAGCCGCGATCCTCAGAGGCATCGAGGCAAATCCGACTGCGATTCTCGGTTACACGGAATACGGCAGATTTTTGACGTATGCAGATCGCGACGCCGATGCTGAATTGCAGTTCAAGAAAGCTATCGAGATCGATGCAAAAAGTATCGAGGCACACGAAGCCATTGCAGATTTTTATGTCACGAGCCGCCAGCTTGAAAAAGCTGAAGCCGTTTATAAAGAGCTAGTTCAAATACAGGAAAACAGTCCTGAAAGCCGTCTTGAACTCGCCGAGTTTTATACAGATTCTGAACGAGTCGAAGACGCGATAAATGTCTTGCAGAATATTCTGACGGACACGCCTGAATACGTTCGAGCCCGTTATAAGCTCGGGCAAATTTATCTCGACCGAAAAGATATCGCGGGCGTTAACGAGCAGCTCGACGCTCTTTTTGCGATCAATGACATTGATTCCGAAGCTCTGACGCTAAGGGCACGGTTGAAGATCCAGCAAAACAAGCCCGACGAAGCCGTCAAGGACCTTGAAGAGGTAATAAAGACATATCCAAGTGGAAAAGAAGCTTTGTTCCTGATGGCGCAGGTGAAACTTTCGCTTGGGCAGATCGATCAGGGACGTGTATTTATTACTGATCTGGAACGCTATCATCCGACGTATTTGAAAACAGGTTTGTTGAGAATTCAGGCCGCGTTTTCGACCGGTGAACCAGAAACTGCTCTGAAGCTGGCGAACGAACTTATCAACAAGGCCAACGCGGCAGTTTCGAACACAGGGACCGTCCCGCAGGAAACGCAGGACATTCGTGTGCGTGCTTTAACGTCGCGAGGGCTTGCTTATCTTGACCTCGGTAAGACCGTTGAGGCGAAAGCCGACTTGCAGGAGATTGTAAGATTGTCTCCGCATTCATCGGCAGCGATGGTCAACCTCGCGAAGGTTAGTATTGCTGAACGTAATTATCAGGAAGCTTTTGACCTGTATGACAAAGCCCTTGCGTTAGACACGCAGAATTTCGACGCTGTGAGCGGCGTTGTTACGGCTGCGATCCAATTAAATCAGACACAAAAAGCACACGCCAAGACTGACGAACTTATCGCTGCTTACAGCGGCAGAAATGACATTCTTGCGGCATTACGTTATTTGAAATCTACAATTTTCTCGGCTGAAAAGAATCCGTCAGCCGCTGAGCAAGAGCTGCTTCAGTCGATCAACCTCGACGAAAACTATCTTCAGTCATATTCGGCCTACGCGACGTTGCTTGTTTCACAAAGCCGCACAGACGAGGCCATCGCACAGTATCAGAAGGTCGTCGAGAAACGGCCGTCCGCACAGGTCTTTACAATGCTCGGCATTCTTGAAGACGGTCGCGGGAAAACTGCGGATGCAGAAATGAACTATCGCAGGGCACTTGAGATAGCACCGGAAACAGCTATCGCCGCCAACAATCTTGCGTGGCTGATCGCCGAGAATCAGGGGAATCTGGACGAGGCTTTGCAGCTTGCGACATCGGCTGTCAGCAAGAATCAGGCGGTCGCCGGATTTTACGACACGCTTGGCTCGGTCTTTCTCAAGAAAGGCCTCTATTCACCCGCTGTCGAACAATTGAAGAAAGCAGTAGCCCTCGACGAGACCAATGCACAAAGAGGCGGAACGGCATCAACGCCCGGCTATCGCGTGCGTCTGGGAATGGCACTTGCGAAAGCAGGCGACAAGGTTTCGGCACGCCGCGAGGCTGAGACTTCGCTTCGCAGTATTAATGAATTGAGCCAGAGAGAGGTCAGCGACGCAAAGAACCTCCTCGCAAATCTATAG
- a CDS encoding CpsD/CapB family tyrosine-protein kinase — MSILKALQKNLTDSPDSEIISPSANIVPFDRNGRRDNKPPELLSSADFKIGNPGSAFIGQPHSSVGTALPDLETEITAGANMNAESSALVAARHLPDFVSWTVDATRVEPRLVSITHPHSSYCEEYRSLRTHVLHKSQRQKLQAIVVASVNPSEGKSVTALNLSWLLAQTDGVRALIIDSDLRMPSLADYLGIETDRGLSDVLAGTSTLAESIVKLEPAGLHILPGGDARNDVAELISGPKFKEILREAREMFDYVIIDAPPLGIFTDATVLINQADSAIIVVRANRTRYSAIERLLEPLPKERLLGVVLNQSEAVLDESHYNYGYYNYKRLNELPSP, encoded by the coding sequence ATGAGTATCCTTAAAGCATTACAAAAAAATCTTACCGATAGTCCAGACAGCGAAATAATCTCGCCATCGGCAAACATCGTGCCGTTCGACCGGAACGGACGACGTGACAACAAGCCGCCGGAATTACTATCATCCGCGGACTTTAAGATCGGTAATCCAGGTTCGGCGTTCATAGGGCAGCCGCATTCCTCTGTCGGGACGGCACTCCCTGATTTGGAAACGGAAATAACTGCCGGGGCAAATATGAACGCTGAAAGCTCGGCGCTCGTCGCAGCTCGACATCTACCTGACTTTGTCAGTTGGACTGTCGACGCGACGCGCGTCGAGCCACGACTTGTGTCGATAACGCACCCGCACTCGAGCTATTGCGAAGAATATCGCAGCCTTAGAACACACGTTCTGCATAAGAGCCAACGGCAAAAGCTGCAGGCCATCGTCGTCGCCAGCGTAAATCCAAGCGAAGGGAAATCGGTCACGGCTCTCAATCTTTCCTGGCTGCTTGCGCAGACAGACGGTGTGCGGGCCTTGATAATCGACAGCGACCTTCGTATGCCGAGCCTTGCAGATTATTTAGGTATTGAAACAGACAGAGGGCTTTCCGATGTATTAGCAGGCACATCCACGCTTGCCGAGTCGATAGTCAAGCTCGAGCCCGCCGGACTTCATATCTTGCCGGGCGGTGATGCACGAAACGATGTTGCCGAACTGATCTCAGGGCCAAAATTCAAAGAGATATTGCGCGAGGCGCGAGAGATGTTTGACTATGTCATCATCGACGCACCGCCGCTCGGCATCTTTACCGATGCGACAGTGCTCATCAATCAGGCTGACAGCGCGATCATTGTGGTCCGTGCAAATCGAACGCGTTACAGTGCGATCGAGCGGCTTCTCGAACCGCTGCCTAAGGAGCGTCTGCTAGGCGTCGTTCTCAATCAGAGCGAAGCGGTTCTGGACGAATCGCATTATAACTACGGCTATTACAACTACAAACGTTTGAACGAATTGCCGAGTCCGTAA
- a CDS encoding class I SAM-dependent methyltransferase produces the protein MSVRNLSRKSRTLLRIVREHGLREFVILLDKKTQLGYLDLASDDLETYTKNSGTGLDDLKLSSKTIRPRQTSGSELESAVETLGITEADRIIDIGCGKGAAMIRLSKFPFARIDGLEHSQDWVRIARRNLSRLRLTKRSEIYCADATEFTELDGYNYVYLFNPFPLSVLLIVLENLRLSLENKPRKLTIIYNNLPENYYERIVENGTFELIDEQKMESRTTVHIFQNRAIPPKPCEEKVDFK, from the coding sequence ATGTCAGTACGGAACCTTTCGCGAAAATCCCGTACTTTACTTCGGATCGTGCGAGAACATGGTTTGCGGGAATTCGTAATACTGCTTGATAAGAAAACACAGCTCGGATATCTGGATCTAGCCTCAGATGATCTGGAGACATACACCAAGAACTCAGGAACCGGTTTAGATGACCTGAAGTTGTCGAGTAAAACGATAAGGCCACGACAAACCTCGGGCAGCGAATTGGAATCAGCAGTGGAAACTCTCGGAATAACTGAAGCCGATAGAATAATTGATATTGGATGCGGTAAGGGTGCAGCAATGATCCGGTTGTCAAAATTCCCATTCGCGAGGATAGATGGCTTGGAACATTCCCAGGATTGGGTTCGGATAGCTCGCAGGAATCTTTCACGGCTTCGACTAACTAAACGATCAGAAATATATTGTGCAGACGCAACTGAGTTTACTGAACTGGATGGCTACAATTATGTTTATTTATTCAATCCGTTTCCTCTGTCGGTTCTGTTGATCGTATTGGAAAATCTACGTTTGTCGTTAGAAAATAAACCGCGAAAACTTACGATCATTTATAACAATCTTCCCGAAAATTATTATGAACGGATCGTAGAGAACGGAACCTTTGAACTGATCGATGAACAGAAGATGGAATCCCGTACGACAGTCCACATATTTCAAAACCGCGCAATTCCGCCTAAACCTTGCGAGGAGAAGGTTGATTTCAAATGA